Genomic window (Drosophila albomicans strain 15112-1751.03 chromosome X, ASM965048v2, whole genome shotgun sequence):
TGGTACATAGATAGATTTACCAATAAAAAGTCGTACTTTTTTCCGTACTGTATGAGTAACCGGCAGCAAAGAAGTTCGGGTACCCCTTCAGATCATCTGGATGACAGAGTTTCGCTATGCTGACATTTCCCATCAGCTGTGTTGTGTTAAGTGTTGTTCTCAACTTGATGAGCACCAAATCATTTTTGTAACTCGTGAGTTTCTATGCAGAAAtgtgaaaatcaaaaatatcaatattatatttagttgcACTTAGCAGCTTACCTTAATATCCTTTTTTATATCTGCTTTATCGTCTACTCTTCCTGCATCTTGGGATCCCAACTTTACTCTACTGGGTCTAATTAGCTCCTCTCCCTCCTCTCCAGCGCATTGTTTCGACGCTAGAACATGCGACGAGGACAGTAAAACACCCGTACAACGGTACGCATAATCATCCATTTCCTCGTTTTTGAAATATCGCATAGTAACCAGATGAGTTCCAGTGAAGCTGCATGAAATTGATCAAATTATGGAATGATTCTCAAACTCTTTGATTCATTTTAACTTACCGGAATATTGGTGGACCTGAAGTCGTTCTTTGTGTATCAGTTTTGGGGCAGCAAATCATTTTACCCTTAAACGGACTGTTAAAGCCACAAGAAGGCACGTCATTGTAGCCGATATTTTTCTGCATGAGATACTCTTCAATTGTGCAACAATTCTCAGGGTAGCGACACACGCCCAATGGAAATTCTCCGTCACCGCCGCAAGTATCAAACTCTAATTgcaatcatttatatatacatatttttgttgatgtattattccatttaattgaaCGCACCTTTGTGTTTGGGTTTTTCCAATGGTTTTGGCACTGCCATCACCAACGTGAGGGtgaatataaatgcaaataagcgAATGGCAATCATGATGTTTCAGTTGAATGTTCTCAATCTGTATGTGCTACGTTTGTGGATTGAACGCAACTGAATCTGGATTTCCACTCGACTTTACTGCGCTCTTCTCTACCATATGTTAACATTCTCAACCTTATCGCTAGActcaaaaacataaatatatgtacatatatacactaagaaaaataatttctgaGCTGTAATCGTTTGCGAAATTTTCGCATATTcctttaataatacaaattcattGGAATTAAtcagaaaattgaaatagaagCAAGTACAAAATTTATGTGAGCCCAGAGTAAGCCAAATGTTGTGACGTTGGTGACGATAAAATAAATGTCGTTGTTTCAACTATGGACGCCGAAGGcgtgtatataatattttgctgATATCGAATGCGAAGTGTTGAAACACTGATTTCAGCGAAAccctaaaatatatttcaatctacataattgaatacattcaaaaacatattaaaaatataattcatttatCGCTTTGCTGGCGTTTGACATATGCAGACCACATGCCCATAataacaaagttataaaagtAGGGCATGACTGTTAAGCTTAAAGCGAacacaaacaagtaagaaagttacagtcgagtgtgctcgactgtgatatacccgctacccatttttaataaaggcaaaatattgcggtatcattttcaaaatataccaaaatactaaaaaatactaaaaatataccaaatggtatgtttggtatatcgatgtagtacaccattcaaaatataccatagacgacacaatgtgccagattgtcggccaaagcaactcagacccctagtaagtaggcgtaaccaaattttcaggaatcatagcTACTATACTAGTtattgtataaacaaaaattcgcaactccagcattaaaattactcttgttaatcaatttttttgatttgcgggggcggaagagGGCGTggctaaaatttgaaacaaacttgatctgcgtgcaaacataacaaatgctgtcgaaacaaaattatagctctatctcttatagtctctgagatccagtgtttcgtacggacagacggacagacacacagacacacagacggacatggctaaatcgtctcggctgttgacgctaatcaagaatatatatactttttagggtcggagatgcctcgttctacctgttacatacatttcctgccggcacaaagttataatacccttctaccctatgggtagcgggtataaaaatcggACATGCTTTATCGATTACATAGAGCATGTAGTTGTTGGTAATAACAATTTTGCAGTCAATCAGCTctgcacatatgtatgtttagtatttGTCGCGTGGCTTCTCAAACCTGTTAAAGTAGCTGTATACAATATTCTAAATTACGCTtttcgaatatttttatttgatttcaaaatattgttgattgccaatcataataaataattaatttatttaataaataacactTCCTTTCATTTATTATAACAATGTATGTTAGTAGGactattacaaataaattcaatttgcacatAAACTTCAAATGCGCCCTAAGAAAAACCtacatataaaacaagtaagaaagctgtaggcgagtgtgctcaactgtgagatacccgcaacgttgtattttaaataagatCAAAGGAGtgaggtattattcttaaaatagaccaaattaacataacgcaaaaatacaaaaatatgccatagactataattggtatttttatataatagtaCATTtaaacaagtaggaaagctacagtcgagtgtgctcgactgtgagatacccgctatccatttttaataaaaaaaacataacaaatgctgtcgaaaaaaaattatagctatatctcttatagtctctgagatccagtgtttcatacggacggacggacagactgacagacacagacggacatggctagatcgtctcgtctgttgacgctaatcaagaatttatacacaattttttgTCCGATCGCATCagaattttcaggaatcacaaatactgcagttattattgtatgtaccgaAATTCGCGACTCTAGATTCTACGTTTTATTCGATTTAAGTGGAAGTGGGCATAGCAATGCTTGAAACTAATGCTGTcgtaaaaaatgtataagtcTATCTCTTACAGTCTTTGAGATCTAGTTGTtcacacagacagacggacatgggtATATCGTCAcggctgttgacgttgatcaagaatatatatgtctTTATCGGTTCGGAAATGACTTTTCTGCCTGTAACATACATTCCCTTTTACCTTGtgagtagcgagtataaaTAGGCAAGTTACTTAATAAGCAACCGCAAATGTCAAATGTATCCTAATTTTCTCATAATACAAACGTACAAAGTTCTTTATCATCGAagcacatatacacacacacatatgcacacaaTCTGGACAATCTTAATGCAGCTCTCCTGattggccacgcccactgaaTGTATCCGCCCACTCTAATATCTCATTTTTTGGCATTGATTTTTTCAGACTTTCCATTGAATGCATTACCAGCAGCTTACTTTTCCAACATGTTGCACTTCTTCACAACTGTTGAGTAACAGTTGATAAAAAGTAACCTACGCAAGCAAAGCGTTATTTATGAAGCTCTCCTGCTTGACCACGCCTACTTAGCCCATCCGCCTACTCTAATTTCTTGGTCCGCTACCttgtcaaacacacacacacacacacaatatgaCCGACATACtgacaaatttttggcaatgactTTTTCAGTGACTTGCTTAAATCAACTAACAGCAGCTTCCTCTGCAATGTCTTCACTTTCTGCACAACTGTTTAGTAATATTCACAACTGTTTAACAACAGTTGAttaaaagaagcaaaaaatcTTCATGAAGCTACCCTGACCGATCACGCCCACTTAGCCCATCTGCCTTCATTAATATCTCAGcccgccgcctagtcaaacacacataaatgcatttggcagacatacacacacatttttggcATTAACTTTTTCACCATTTTCGTTTACCAGGCAACACGTTGAGGATCTGCGCAACTGTTGCGCAGCACTTGGTTTGAgccacacacatgcattcATTCATGCAAATCTAAGCCTAGCAATCTTTATGAAGGTCCCCTGtctgaccacgcccacttacaCAGATTCACacaaatttttcattaaatggATTACCAGAAGTTTACTCACCCAACATGTTGCAACTCTTAACAACTGTTTAGCAACGGTTGACGAAAGGCAAGCTTGCAAATCTTTATGAAGTTACTTTGCCTTTCAATCAATTCGTTATTTTGTTTCATCAATAGATGacttaataattatattgcttagcatttagttttaaacccacttttgctttctttctgTCTTATTTTTTGTAACCATTTTTGTAGCTATGTTATATCCAAACATAGATCAGGTTTATATATAACTTTCGTGtctgtttttttggttggctCTAGATTTCTatccattttaattaaacaagcTTCCCTGGCACTTAATCTATCTTACTCTATCATTGTTTTCGTTGCCTTTTATTCACTTTATTTGTCCATCGTTTTCCTAAAGGCGAGAGAATACGCCACAcatttaggtatatttttggcatcGACTTTTTCCCTAGAATCGATTATAAGATTATTACCATCAACCCATCTTATCTTACTTTTTATAAAGGTAAAAATCGATAGGCTTCAACtttttgaattaaagaaataacaaaaaaaaaaataaaaagaaaaacaagtttaCCGTGTTTTCGGTTTtccacaaaaaataatacatgtatatataaactatCTCTTTACGTATTTTACTAGTACGTTTTATGTGCttaagtttttatacccgctacccatagaagggtagaagggtattataactttgtgccggcaggaaatgtatgtaacaggtagaacgaggcatctccgaccctataaagtatatatattcttgatcagcgtcaacagccgaggcgatctagccatgtccgcctgtccgtccgtccgtatgaaacactggatctcagagactataagagatacagtttgtttcaaatttttgccacgcccacttccgcccccgcaaatcaaaaaaatcgaaacaagcgtaaatttaatgctagagttgcgaattttggtatatacaataactactatagtagttattattcCTGAttgaaatttggttgcgatcagatataaattgtcgaagttattaaagaaatacttttgtatcggCAAATACGCCTACTTTcgaggggtctgagttgctttgggtgacaatctggtatattgtgccgcctatggtatattttgaatgcggtactatatcaatataccaaatataccatttggtatatttttagtaattttgaagtatattcggtatattttgagaaaaataccgcaaaatatatttcttttattcaaaatgggtagcgggtatctcacagtcgagcacactcgactgtagctttctcacttgtttgaGTTCAAACTTTTAAGACATATAAACTCACAATTTGATCATGAATACTGCTTAAAGTGgtttatatactacatacgAGTAAGCTTAAggttttcattaaatatgagtacttaattattttatgtatttattgtgtACTCATAGTTTCATTTCCGTTTCCTTTGTACTTGTGAGCAGACATTTCATATTAATCTCCCCAAAATCGAAATCGTAAACACAGCAAAATGATTCAAATCATTTGATTAACTTTTGAGTGTTGTCAAGTTGCTAGCGGCGATATAAAGCAAAATCGCTGAGCTGCTCAACGGATTAGAGTGCGATGGCCAGCTATTGATGTCTCATTCCGCGAAATGTAGCTAAAGTCTATTTCTGGACAGCAGCTAACGTTGTTTTCAGTAAATTGCTTGTGGGGGTCTTTGGGTTGGTGGTAGTGGTAGTATTAATCAGTTAGTTGTCAACGCCTAGTTGCTACTGACACGCGCCACCTTATCGAAGGTATTAGATCATATGATAGATTGAGGGCAGTTCGTGTAACTCTCATCGACATAGTTATTCACCAGCAATTTATCACCTAAGAATCGcaaagcaaatttttaaatgttcatATATTTCCTGGAGACACATACTTATAATACACATCTACCATACGaatagcgggtatacaaattgCGTTataaatgcaaacacaaatgAACTTACTTGATAGATATttcgaaatatataaaaaacaaattttgcattttaatatataataaaatatgaatgaaaaaagaaatattaagaattaaattataaaaacaattatgtttttattgtaaatatcaACTTTTGACTTCTTAAGTTGgcgtttcaatattttgttgctgttcttatcttctttattattattattttatcatcCACATTCGTCTTATGTAATTACTCTATTCTATAATGACGTCATTAAAGAAATCGTTGACTGAATTTGTCAGGATATTGGTGAAGTACAATGGACTGTCCTCCTCGATGCATTCATTgcttgtgggcgtggcaatgcCCGCCACACACTGACTACCATTCGTACGCTGCACATGAAGAACGCTGGATGTCGCGGTCAAACACTTTGAGCACTCATTCTTCCTCTCCCATGTAAGTAACGGGCGAAGGCAGAAATGTGACTGATCCGTTGCCAAATCTTCGATTTGACGCGTCACCTTCACATTGTTGCATTCTTTGAGATTAAGGTTTTGCAATTGCATCGTGAATTTTGTGCAGCTTTCGTCTGTAGCAAGTCAATATGATATAAATAGTACATAGATAGATTTACCAATAAAAATTCGTACTTTTTACCGTACTGTATGAGTAACCGGCAGCAAAGAAGTTCGGGTACCCCTTCAGATCATCTGGATGACAGAGTTTCGCTATGCTGACATTTCCCATCAGCTGTGTTGTGTTAAGTGTTGTTCTCAACTTGATGAGCACCAAATCATTTTTGTAACTCGTGAGTTTCTATGCAGAAAtgtgaaaatcaaaaatatcaatattatatttagttgcACTTAGCAGCTTACCTTAATATCCTTTTTTATATCTGCTTTATCGTCTACTCTTCCTGCATCTTGGGATCCCAACTTTACTCTGCTGGGTCTAAGAAGTTCCTCTCCCTCCTCTCCAGCGCATTGTTTCGACGCTAGAACATGCGACGAGGACAGTAAAACACCCGTACAACGGTACACATAATCATCCATTTCCTCGTTTTTGAAGTATCGCATAGTAACCAGATGAGTTCCAGTGAAGCTGCATGAAATTGATCAAATTATGGAATGACTCTCTCTTTGATTCATTTTAACTTACCGGAATATTGATGGACCTGAAGTCGTTCTTTGTGTATCAGTTTTGGGGCAGCAAATCATTTTACCTTTAAACGGACTGTTAAAGCCACAAGAAGGAACGTCATTGTAGCCGATATTTCTCTGCATGAGATACTCTTCAATTGTGCAACAATTCTCAGGGTAGCGACACACGCCCAATGGAAATTCTCCGTCACCGCCGCAAGTATCAAACTCTAATTgcaatcatttatatatacatatttttgttgatgtattattccatttaattgaaCGCACCTTTGTGTTTGGGTTCATCCAATGGTTTTGGCACTGCCATCACCAACGTGAGGGTGAATATAACTCCAAATAAGCGAATGACAATCATGATGTTTCAGTTGAATGTTCTCAACGCAACTGAATCTGGATTTCCACTCGACTTTACTGGGCTCTTCTCTACCACATGTTTACATTCTCAGCCTTATCGATAAActcatatacataaatataaatatatatacactaagaaaaataaattttaaaattaatagtaACAATGTTTAATCAACACATAACCAAAATTGAGCCCAGAAaaaattcttcttcttcatttcatattacttttttgtttttagattGACTATTAGATAGACTATAATTGAACTCAAAGAAGCTGCAACCGATGAAcaatttttagatttaaatttaagaaaattcttattttaagatgtttttattttaattataaaattcgaTTACAAAACAAGATTATTAATCGGCATTTTAAAACCTTGTTTCAagaactttttaaaaaattaaaatataaatatttacaatctTAGGATTAGTGTTTTAGCTTTTAGAGCGTAAATTTTCTcttgtgtatatacatatatgttatgtattgCACTTTTAATCTCTGGAAgtgtcaaattaaaaaaaaaaattctgaGCTGTAATCGTTTGCGAAATTCCCgcatatttctttaataatccgaattcattgcaa
Coding sequences:
- the LOC117577416 gene encoding uncharacterized protein LOC117577416 isoform X4, giving the protein MIVIRLFGVIFTLTLVMAVPKPLDEPKHKEFDTCGGDGEFPLGVCRYPENCCTIEEYLMQRNIGYNDVPSCGFNSPFKGKMICCPKTDTQRTTSGPSIFRFTGTHLVTMRYFKNEEMDDYVYRCTGVLLSSSHVLASKQCAGEEGEELLRPSRVKLGSQDAGRVDDKADIKKDIKKLTSYKNDLVLIKLRTTLNTTQLMGNVSIAKLCHPDDLKGYPNFFAAGYSYSTEKNESCTKFTMQLQNLNLKECNNVKVTRQIEDLATDQSHFCLRPLPIYKEGEECSKCLTATSSVLHVQRMDGSQCVAGIATPTSNEFIEEDSPLYFTNILTNSVSDFFNENNVGRTN
- the LOC117577416 gene encoding uncharacterized protein LOC117577416 isoform X15, giving the protein MIVIRLFGVIFTLTLVMAVPKPLDEPKHKEFDTCGGDGEFPLGVCRYPENCCTIEEYLMQRNIGYNDVPSCGFNSPFKGKMICCPKTDTQRTTSGPSIFRFTGTHLVTMRYFKNEEMDDYVYRCTGVLLSSSHVLASKQCAGEEGEELLRPSRVKLGSQDAGRVDDKADIKKDIKKLTSYKNDLVLIKLRTTLNTTQLMGNVSIAKLCHPDDLKGYPNFFAAGYSYSTEKNESCTKFTMQLRNLNLTECNNVKVTRQIEDLATDQSHFCLRPLPIYKEGEECSKCLTATSSVLHVQRTNGSQCVAGIATPTNNECIQEDSPLYFTNILTNSVSDFFNDVICE
- the LOC117577416 gene encoding uncharacterized protein LOC117577416 isoform X9 — its product is MIAIRLFAFIFTLTLVMAVPKPLEKPKHKEFDTCGGDGEFPLGVCRYPENCCTIEEYLMQKNIGYNDVPSCGFNSPFKGKMICCPKTDTQRTTSGPPIFRFTGTHLVTMRYFKNEEMDDYAYRCTGVLLSSSHVLASKQCAGEEGEELIRPSRVKLGSQDAGRVDDKADIKKDIKKLTSYKNDLVLIKLRTTLNTTQLMGNVSIAKLCHPDDLKGYPNFFAAGYSYSTEKNESCTKFTMQLQNLNLKECNNVKVTRQIEDLATDQSHFCLRPLPIYKEGEECSKCLTATSSVLHVQRMDGSQCVAGIATPTSNEFIEEDSPLYFTNILTNSVSDFFNENNVGRTN
- the LOC117577416 gene encoding uncharacterized protein LOC117577416 isoform X5; amino-acid sequence: MIVIRLFGVIFTLTLVMAVPKPLDEPKHKEFDTCGGDGEFPLGVCRYPENCCTIEEYLMQRNIGYNDVPSCGFNSPFKGKMICCPKTDTQRTTSGPSIFRFTGTHLVTMRYFKNEEMDDYAYRCTGVLLSSSHVLASKQCAGEEGEELIRPSRVKLGSQDAGRVDDKADIKKDIKKLTSYKNDLVLIKLRTTLNTTQLMGNVSIAKLCHPDDLKGYPNFFAAGYSYSTEKNESCTKFTMQLQNLNLKECNNVKVTRQIEDLATDQSHFCLRPLPIYKEGEECSKCLTATSSVLHVQRMDGSQCVAGIATPTSNEFIEEDSPLYFTNILTNSVSDFFNENNVGRTN
- the LOC117577416 gene encoding uncharacterized protein LOC117577416 isoform X8, whose product is MIVIRLFGVIFTLTLVMAVPKPLDEPKHKEFDTCGGDGEFPLGVCRYPENCCTIEEYLMQKNIGYNDVPSCGFNSPFKGKMICCPKTDTQRTTSGPPIFRFTGTHLVTMRYFKNEEMDDYAYRCTGVLLSSSHVLASKQCAGEEGEELIRPSRVKLGSQDAGRVDDKADIKKDIKKLTSYKNDLVLIKLRTTLNTTQLMGNVSIAKLCHPDDLKGYPNFFAAGYSYSTEKNESCTKFTMQLQNLNLKECNNVKVTRQIEDLATDQSHFCLRPLPIYKEGEECSKCLTATSSVLHVQRMDGSQCVAGIATPTSNEFIEEDSPLYFTNILTNSVSDFFNENNVGRTN
- the LOC117577416 gene encoding uncharacterized protein LOC117577416 isoform X7, translating into MIVIRLFGVIFTLTLVMAVPKPLDEPKHKEFDTCGGDGEFPLGVCRYPENCCTIEEYLMQRNIGYNDVPSCGFNSPFKGKMICCPKTDTQRTTSGPPIFRFTGTHLVTMRYFKNEEMDDYAYRCTGVLLSSSHVLASKQCAGEEGEELIRPSRVKLGSQDAGRVDDKADIKKDIKKLTSYKNDLVLIKLRTTLNTTQLMGNVSIAKLCHPDDLKGYPNFFAAGYSYSTEKNESCTKFTMQLQNLNLKECNNVKVTRQIEDLATDQSHFCLRPLPIYKEGEECSKCLTATSSVLHVQRMDGSQCVAGIATPTSNEFIEEDSPLYFTNILTNSVSDFFNENNVGRTN
- the LOC117577416 gene encoding uncharacterized protein LOC117577416 isoform X3, producing the protein MIVIRLFGVIFTLTLVMAVPKPLDEPKHKEFDTCGGDGEFPLGVCRYPENCCTIEEYLMQRNIGYNDVPSCGFNSPFKGKMICCPKTDTQRTTSGPSIFRFTGTHLVTMRYFKNEEMDDYVYRCTGVLLSSSHVLASKQCAGEEGEELLRPSRVKLGSQDAGRVDDKADIKKDIKKLTSYKNDLVLIKLRTTLNTTQLMGNVSIAKLCHPDDLKGYPNFFAAGYSYSTVKNESCTKFTMQLQNLNLKECNNVKVTRQIEDLATDQSHFCLRPLPIYKEGEECSKCLTATSSVLHVQRMDGSQCVAGIATPTSNEFIEEDSPLYFTNILTNSVSDFFNENNVGRTN
- the LOC117577416 gene encoding uncharacterized protein LOC117577416 isoform X11 produces the protein MIVIRLFGVIFTLTLVMAVPKPLDEPKHKEFDTCGGDGEFPLGVCRYPENCCTIEEYLMQRNIGYNDVPSCGFNSPFKGKMICCPKTDTQRTTSGPSIFRFTGTHLVTMRYFKNEEMDDYVYRCTGVLLSSSHVLASKQCAGEEGEELLRPSRVKLGSQDAGRVDDKADIKKDIKKLTSYKNDLVLIKLRTTLNTTQLMGNVSIAKLCHPDDLKGYPNFFAAGYSYSTVKNESCTKFTMQLQNLNLKECNNVKVTRQIEDLATDQSHFCLRPLPIYKEGEECSKCLTATSSVLHVQRTNGSQCVAGIATPTNNECIQEDSPLYFTNILTNSVSDFFNDVICE
- the LOC117577416 gene encoding uncharacterized protein LOC117577416 isoform X13 yields the protein MIVIRLFGVIFTLTLVMAVPKPLDEPKHKEFDTCGGDGEFPLGVCRYPENCCTIEEYLMQRNIGYNDVPSCGFNSPFKGKMICCPKTDTQRTTSGPSIFRFTGTHLVTMRYFKNEEMDDYVYRCTGVLLSSSHVLASKQCAGEEGEELLRPSRVKLGSQDAGRVDDKADIKKDIKKLTSYKNDLVLIKLRTTLNTTQLMGNVSIAKLCHPDDLKGYPNFFAAGYSYSTVKNESCTKFTMQLQNLNLTECNNVKVTRQIEDLATDQSHFCLRPLPIYKEGEECSKCLTATSSVLHVQRTNGSQCVAGIATPTNNECIQEDSPLYFTNILTNSVSDFFNDVICE
- the LOC117577416 gene encoding uncharacterized protein LOC117577416 isoform X14 — encoded protein: MIVIRLFGVIFTLTLVMAVPKPLDEPKHKEFDTCGGDGEFPLGVCRYPENCCTIEEYLMQRNIGYNDVPSCGFNSPFKGKMICCPKTDTQRTTSGPSIFRFTGTHLVTMRYFKNEEMDDYVYRCTGVLLSSSHVLASKQCAGEEGEELLRPSRVKLGSQDAGRVDDKADIKKDIKKLTSYKNDLVLIKLRTTLNTTQLMGNVSIAKLCHPDDLKGYPNFFAAGYSYSTVKNESCTKFTMQLQNLNLTECNNVKVTRQIEDLATDQSHFCLRPLPIYKEGEECSKCLTATSSVLHVQRTNGSQCVAGIATPTNNECIQEDSPLYFTNILTNSVSDFFNDVICE
- the LOC117577416 gene encoding uncharacterized protein LOC117577416 isoform X10, with amino-acid sequence MIVIRLFGVIFTLTLVMAVPKPLDEPKHKEFDTCGGDGEFPLGVCRYPENCCTIEEYLMQRNIGYNDVPSCGFNSPFKGKMICCPKTDTQRTTSGPSIFRFTGTHLVTMRYFKNEEMDDYVYRCTGVLLSSSHVLASKQCAGEEGEELLRPSRVKLGSQDAGRVDDKADIKKDIKKLTSYKNDLVLIKLRTTLNTTQLMGNVSIAKLCHPDDLKGYPNFFAAGYSYSTVKNESCTKFTMQLQNLNLKECNNVKVTRQIEDLATDQSHFCLRPLPIYKEGEECSKCLTATSSVLHVQRTNGSQCVAGIATPTNNECIQEDSPLYFTNILTNSVSDFFNDVICE
- the LOC117577416 gene encoding uncharacterized protein LOC117577416 isoform X2, translated to MIVIRLFGVIFTLTLVMAVPKPLDEPKHKEFDTCGGDGEFPLGVCRYPENCCTIEEYLMQRNIGYNDVPSCGFNSPFKGKMICCPKTDTQRTTSGPSIFRFTGTHLVTMRYFKNEEMDDYVYRCTGVLLSSSHVLASKQCAGEEGEELLRPSRVKLGSQDAGRVDDKADIKKDIKKLTSYKNDLVLIKLRTTLNTTQLMGNVSIAKLCHPDDLKGYPNFFAAGYSYSTVKNESCTKFTMQLQNLNLKECNNVKVTRQIEDLATDQSHFCLRPLPIYKEGEECSKCLTATSSVLHVQRMDGSQCVAGIATPTSNEFIEEDSPLYFTNILTNSVSDFFNENNVGRTN
- the LOC117577416 gene encoding uncharacterized protein LOC117577416 isoform X12, with amino-acid sequence MIVIRLFGVIFTLTLVMAVPKPLDEPKHKEFDTCGGDGEFPLGVCRYPENCCTIEEYLMQRNIGYNDVPSCGFNSPFKGKMICCPKTDTQRTTSGPSIFRFTGTHLVTMRYFKNEEMDDYVYRCTGVLLSSSHVLASKQCAGEEGEELLRPSRVKLGSQDAGRVDDKADIKKDIKKLTSYKNDLVLIKLRTTLNTTQLMGNVSIAKLCHPDDLKGYPNFFAAGYSYSTVKNESCTKFTMQLRNLNLTECNNVKVTRQIEDLATDQSHFCLRPLPIYKEGEECSKCLTATSSVLHVQRTNGSQCVAGIATPTNNECIQEDSPLYFTNILTNSVSDFFNDVICE